One Engraulis encrasicolus isolate BLACKSEA-1 chromosome 4, IST_EnEncr_1.0, whole genome shotgun sequence genomic window, ACATAAtttttacaattcattttattttgctcatgccgTATATAATTAATTTTTGGTTACATTTCATTTCGTTATAATCTTTtctaaaatctgcaaaaatcaataatcgtgattaataatcgtgattataattttgacccaaataatcgtgattatgagtttttccataatcgtgcagccctaatcttCACTGTCCCGTCCTCAGTCGAGGCAAAATGAGGACATAGAACGTATTTTGAAAAAGATTATCGAAAAGTGGTACAAAACTGGTTAAGTTAGACAACAGAAAGAGCTACCTTCTCATCGATAGGACACACAGGAAGAGGTGTGAATAGGAGAAGTAGAAGTTCGTTAATGCAAGAACAACTGGTACATGATATGACATATGTGTCACTCCAGTCATTCCACTGTACCTATTGAGGCATTTTACTTctagtcagaggcgattctaggatcagatgggtccccaagcaaaaatgtaaaagaatgaacatttgaaccaaaatcgccactactgtggtaaagtgtgtgctgttattcactatctaggggcttgggggccccaagcggctgcctgccttgcctggtggcaagatgtgcctctgcttCTAGTGCTATTCATACACCTCTGACgacacaggtgtcatttagttaacaACATGAGCACTCGAGGCtcttttgttagtttgttttacCTGCTCTACCTCCAGGCTTCTCTGCTGATAAACCGCCTTCTTGGAGTACTGCCCAGGGGgtttgtttctcgaaagcgtagttgttagctagttacccagtttgggtagttgtcaatgggaaattacattgcaaacaacgaagtagctaatgaagttagcaactacggcTTCGAGAAGTGCACCCCAGGTATGTGGTGAAATGACCTGTGTTAGGAGCACTGCCACACACAGTGAATAGATGACAGGTCTTTCTCAATCTGATTTTGCCTCCTCAGTGAGAGGGAGTGAGCATGGCCGTCGACTATGCTGGTGTGTAGTCGACTAGGGCGTCGACTATGctggtgtgttgtttttgtgccaaGTTGCTTTAAACACTTGCACTCCAGTCCAGtgcactgtgtattttttttttaatcatccatTGTATTTTGTATATTTGAAATGTTTTATATATTGAATATCTATTTAGTTACTGAAACAATGGCTGACCATTGTTGTATTCCCCTGATCATTTGTGCAACAATTGTGTGATACGATATTCATTTAGTATTCTCTGAAATAAATGTGCAGTAACACCTTCACATGAACGTAATATCCAAAACAACAACAGTATGGTGCGGGACTTAAATGTTCCTGTCTTTTCAGGATGttaccacaaggtggcagtggtATCTCATAATAAAATAGTCATTCTTGCCAAACATTCTTCTTCAAGTCCTTCCTCTCTACTGTACTGACCTTGCTGAGATATAACACACAAACATATCACACATTAGTATTGAATTAACATATTTTAATGAACTCATTTATATAGTCGAAAGCTGAATATTACATGTTCTGATCATGCTGATGTGGATGCATTACTGTAACTGGATTGATATTAATAATTACTAGACTGCATTCCCTGACTTTTGGCAGAGGTTAGCTGTTTTTAGGGGCGAAAGCATACATGCTAACTAGCTAAGGAGTGTTCTACAGCAGAGTTTGAAATGACTGTTGGTTACTCTGAGAATTCCATGCAACCCCTGTGCTGCTTGAGGTCCactcattagccttggtctcattagccgcgcttcagcggcccggggccgcccggggctcaggagagtggccggctcggagctgccggccccgggccattttttgcctgatcggactcatagccgaccccaggcacattcaggtacgccccaaatcacagaaggacaacaacagaacaacgacaaagaaggagaagaaaacgggctcgtagcctacggacaaagacgacaagaactgcaaagaaaatggcttgcctttcaagaacagttttattacatggcaaagttgtcgattcagaagctgtatgggacgcagcgcatgttaagaagacaaagacgcatgaaaatacgagcagctcgacaactgagagagtgaacagaaggagacgtgcgaacatgcccagttaatccccccaatagcgcacagaagcatgagccccggacatagcgagacatgaatgtgcaggtaattgaataagttaccatgtgaaaggagaccaaatcccggagacatagcaccttcatcagttgctatagaaaattatgagccccggacatagcgacacaccccctcgttgcggcgtgccacctgtctattcatggtgaatgtgcaggtaattgaataagttaccatgtgaaaagagaccaaatcccggagacttatcacccagtgagcagacttatcacccagtgagcagacgcaacgtcttctgattggcttagcaggtgtcctttattccccggtagcaggacacctatgatgtcatgcgggcgtgcgggcgttcaagttgcttcttctctaactttctggagaagtgccgttactagttctatcgcatcttgttgtctagtcaagaccgcgtcgttagttctatcgcatctggttgtctagtcaagaccccgttactaattctatcgcatctggttgtcaggtcaaaaacccagtcgtcaattctatcgcattgggttgtcaagtcaccaacattctgcgcgcgtccttacatgcctccgatagaggcgcgtctcactagattagaaagtggtgcccatggcaacgtactaagcgcagtggtgaatctaccttctcacgaagccatagatcaacatattaataaattagtacttaaatgctggtaaccgggtgataagcggaatagcggccttcgaggtgtcccgatatcaagggaaaatggacttggcgaagcgaacagcccttcggctgcgccgtcgggctgtttagaacgctccgcctcgtccattatttcccttgatatcgggacacctcgtcgtccgctattccatacatagcatcttcatcagctgctatagaaaatgatgagccaggggaatagcgaatatttattaggggccaagcagcgaagctggcgaaggcccctatagtgttaactggtattcttattattattattacgtagacatctttcctctccttagcaagtctatggcagcccatagaaccgtaggcaggaaaatgctgtaaatcggcacacacattcggggcagtctcagcattacccacagcaatttataggaccccagccccaacactctagcgccaccagcaggtcaaagttgcaggtacatttctgcttgtaacttttgaacctcAGGGCCAAttgtcataaacttggtatccctggaatccttgggccaagacgaatccaacgcaccctatgacgtcattttccgccaggatagttttcccgccattttgaaatttacgaaattcaataaaaatgctatttttcccccaatttttgaccaattcacccgaaacttggtatatagtatctctggactgagcatcacatggggtctcaaggaatatttgatatcttttatcgtttagccgtgacagccaatcaaaattgttgtaaaagtggcaaaacaggaagtgaggtcatatctcagtaaccgtttgtcgaattaggctgggattttgtacatacATATTAGTCCAttccatgacctaccacaaaaaaaatcagatccccagctcaaactctgtagcgccaccaacaggtcaaagtttcagctacatttttgcctgtagcttttgaaccatacttccaattttcaaaatattggtacacaggtcatcttcacactatgttgcacccaggtatgaattttcgtaacgattgaaaaaactatcagctcacagcaaccattcaaaattgtggaaagaatggagggattttttctcatctctctgtcccctctggcaccggctgcgcacgttcactgacaccattctcggcagggggcctggacacacaagagacgagagcttatgtgtgtgcgtagttctgctattgctttaaagtgtcaaccaaagccccactgccccagcccctgcagtcTCTGTTCAAAGATTGCAtaccaacattggtgagatttggcctaaagggggcgctgcagttaattttgttgcagtggcgacttgggcaagtttactgcttggccccgcattgctgcttgcagctatatttaaagtagccacggaagtagcgtagcctacaagtcgttcaatctgcataacatcggtgtgtgtcctgcagggaattctaagtgtgcgcactatggcacatgtctgcaaaacgtatgcctatatggtttagtatgtctgcaaaacatgagacactagggcagcagagtgaggatgattttaaataggcctaagtcaataacagctgtgctttacgtaagggttaacgttcggcgagaaggtcgctaccgtggaatagcagcacgacagagagaatctttagaccccgacgcggagcggaggggtcttgttctctctgaagtgctgctattccacaaagcgaccgactcgccgcttattatatggacatACTTAAATGACTttcacatggcggggacatttctttaggcctatttaatgttaagattgttgctgcgcaaaacaaaacagtgccgttgtggaacaccgctaggcaacagctaggtagccaggacaacaggtgttgtctatcacagcagctgattagagtcttgttgaaaagtcgctttagccgtgaaaagtcttgttgccattgacagcggtctgttatagaccaacccgtccgttatcgaaaaataacagacgtgcgaacgttggggagccccgttgaaatgaatggagcattcgaccgatgacgtcacaaccatataataagtaagggttaacgttcggcgagaaggtcgctaccgtggaatagcattacgacagagagaatctttagaccccgacgcggagcggaggggtcttgttctctctgaagtgctgctattccacaaagcgaccgactcgccgaaagttaacccgcttattatatggatatacttaaatgattcacacatggcggggacatttctttaggcctatttaatgttaagtctattatagtttttaatgtcaaaagattgttgctgcgcaaaacagtgccgttgtggaacaccgctaggcaacagctaggtagccaggacaacaggtgttgtctatcacagcagctgattagagtcttgttgaaaagtcgctttagcagtgaaaagtcttgttgccattgacagcggtctgttatagaccaacccgtccgttatcgaaaaataacagacgtgcgaacgttggggatccccgttgaaatgaatggagcattcgaccgatgacgtcacaccatataataatgtgtaataatgtggctgcatgggggacttatcgctaaattctgggcaaattattagtttggggtgtttggctttcttatggcataatttcataagatgcaactttggcacttctgtttgtgtttttaaagttacttagccaacataacttttttgttgttatcagggcatcatgggcaccactacacttaaacttgggatgtcatagctaagtcatgtcggcttttttctgcttttagccgccaactcttgtgccattatcgtgatttggtatgctttccactggacaccaataaaaagtgtctcacaaatactcacacatgacatttatgtcggcttatttagcttttgcgctattatcgccgaaggtctggtaggctatatcgcacgtgggctatatcgcccgaggttgaccccgcctccgagcctcggcggtgcttgctggcccatcgaattcgatgggccagggaaagcggcccttagccccacaacctggcccggcggccatctttagcacctagcccccttttgatgagatcaccgtcagcccccttttgtccgggccagcccggggctggccctgcagtgagactaaggctattgaCCTCTATCATTGGGCCCACTTGATTAACAggattagggcagtggttcttaacctggggtgcgggcatttttttgtgtagaggttgtgaccaaaattatacttgcaaacattGTAATTGGTCCAAATTAAGTCCAAATCAAACAAGTTTTggttcccatttaaagtcattcaggtattgaatcatgtctcaagcgagaattattgtaattaatcactcatttataatttttagtgcatatacacatgtagaagtttgtattgggggtgcgcagcttgtcttcggcacaggtaagggggtgcgctaagaaaaaaaggttaagaaccactggattacAGTAAGTGGAACTTCCAATCCTGGGGCCATAAAGATAGAAGGCCCAAACGCTGCTGCGTGTGGGCAATTTTAATTATGCtggtcacacacgcatacaataaattggtaacactttacaataactacccaaaaaaagctttataaacactttataaataatgaactaattatcaaatAAATGTTTACAAATAACAAATGTTTAtacatgggcaagaaatactatgttaacacaacagacacagcacagtcctatcggtcctggaagtttatcctccaaagaccagaaggcatgaaaccacataaaactcacacagtagcagttgattcccactccactgtgatgtcgtagtttggttcttactcagtCATTTACAACATTTGTAAatactttgttaaatgttaattataatttaATGCTAATAAAGTatttattaagcttttttgggtagttattgtaaagtgttaccaatacatTTTTGACCAGTCAGAAAACTCTACAAGCATTACAAGCACTTTGGTCACAAGTGTTGTAGTCAGAGCAGAGTAGATGAGTTCCAGTCATACTTACGCTACCAAGAATGTAGCTTTGCTCATGGTGGTGTGATGAAGGATGCTATTTCATGAACAAATAGCTCACTGATACAAACTTCAGACAAGCACTTCAGATTTCAAGCTTTCGATTGGGCCTCTGTTCGCAGTACAAACACAGAGCCAACAAAATCTTCAAATATAGTCGAAGTAGGAGAGAGAAGTGTAGGAATACAATGAAAAGAATCAAGCATCACCACTGCCCACAAATTTCATTTTATTACAAATAGGGTCCGTCAATACTGTAAATACATTCTATACAACTCTCCCTCTAATGCACATAAAAACTATGCAGCGCTTTTGAAGGGAAGCATCATGTACTACAATTACCATACTAAACATATATACTAAagttatacatacatacatacatacatacatacatacacatgcactataCATATACTACTATAAATAAACTATACAAAAATGAATGCAATGTACTCTCTGATGTAACATGCCCACATCATAACAGTTCCACATTCCTCTCATTCTGAAGCTCTCCCCTGTCTGGCGGTCATTGAAGATGTTACTTTCGTCCTATATTCTCTCTTCTGTCACCTGGCTACCCTACTCTTGGCCAACACGGTGACTAGCACAGGAAATCGTAGTAAAGTAATATAATGGGACGATGTTCGAGTCTCCTAGGACCCTTTCACACTTGGTCCCTGTCagccatttaagcgaactcaGACCTGCGACTCAGCAGTTTCTGTGCATATACGtcaacgctccaaagtgtacccagagtGACCCCACGGAATTAAAAACATGTTTGCTTTGATCTGtcctttaattcagaattaagaggTGTTATATGATGTTTTCAATGCGTAATTAAGCTTTaatcagaattaaagtcagttaatttcgAATTACATgtctcatgtacacgtagcaagtaTGAAGACAAACTCTTTTTCTGTTCACTTTTCAGTTCACTTTTCGGTTCACTTACAAAGGATTGAGTtcagttcacttaaaggggactgtatatttgaaaatacCCTTAATCTGTCGGTCTGGGGATTCTCTCTCAACTTCATAAACTATAATAATTGTAGTTCATAGACTATGTAGCAATAAAACTATGTAGTATATATTCTTCATCTATAAACACTTTGGGGCAAATGTAGTTTTTTGATCAATCTTTATAAAAGTTTTTATTTAACAcacagcaaaaaataaaaatataatttcatCTGCTTAAATATGCTTGTAACTTGGCCAGCTGAATGTAAGCATTGTTTTTACAGCCCATTTCTTCAGCACTCAGCACCAAATGTCACATTCTATTCTAAAGTACTTGTATATACACAGTGGCTCTTGCACCTCCATGCTATTTACAAATAAGATGCATTCAAGCAAAACAACATTCGCCAAATGCAATGCAGTTCATAGCATAAATAATATTTAGTCCTTCTTAGCAATATGCTTGTCATGGGACTGTGTTAAGGTTAacattaaatagctgtttttgaaatgtgaatagtcatttttttatgttttaaggTTAAGACAAAGATGTCCATGGGTGGGCCCAAAACAGGCAAATTAATGCCAATAGATCAAAGGCCCCTTCATCCACTGTCACTCTACTGTTGGCTGCACCATTAGATTAGTAATTATTAAGAAAAATAAGTATGCTGTATAAATTCATTCATAAAAATAGCATGAATTCATCTCCATTGTGGCCAGACAGTTAGAGgcaccttggtatgagagaagcTTGCCAtagatctggtgtgtgtgtgtgtgtgtgtgtgtgtgtgtgtgtgtgtgtgtgtgtgtgtgtgtgtgtgtgtgtgtgtgtgtgtgtgtgtgtgtgtgtgtgtgtgtgtgtgtgtgtgtgtgtgtgtgtgtgtgtgtgtgtccagcaccaCCCTACACGGAGGCTATGGCTGGTGTCATACACTCGATGCTCTGGCAGGGATCTTCCAATACTCCTCTGTCTTGGGCTGCTTTGGCTCTTTGCTCTTCTTCAGCCTGagaaagtgaagaaaaaaagacaataaaaacgAGATAAGATAGTCATtagatggccctgccgtggcctaacggtagggcactgggttactacgccggcgacccgggttccattccagccCGACCATATGCCAACCCTTCCCtacttctctctccccactcatttcctgtctctccttcactgtcctgtcagaaatgaaGGCGAACaagccctatatatatatatatatatatatatatatatatatatatatatatatatatataaagtaatTAGATACCGTAAAACAGGGAGTATGAAACAGGCAGATTCTACCTGGcgaagttaagtgtgtgtgtgtgtgtcgtgtgtgcagtggtgtagtctacattttttatggtgggtatactgtatgtttgagattttttttttaagtgggtacagtatactgtatatttgtgctattcaaaacaatggatcaatgaattttaagtgggtatactgaaatccctgaaatttagaagtgggtacgtgtgtgtgtgtgtgtgtgtgtgtgtgtgtgtgtgtgtgtgtgtgtgtgtgtgtgtgtgtgtgtgtgtattgtgtgtgtgcatttgtgatgcTCTCCAGGAAGAAAGTGTCATTCAGCATTCACTTCCCCATTTCATTTTGGTCGATTTGAGTCAGAGTAGAACAATACTGCTACGTCAAGACATCGCTCATCCACAGGGGGATATTTACAGAAACTCCAACTTCACTATGTGGCCATGATGTCATAggaactaatgtaatgtaatgttgaaaCGGTTTACAATGCTTGTGGAAGCAACAATGGATGACATTTACCTCTCGGTAAACGTAGAGACCTGATTCAGACATACACTATGGTGCtaaaaacaacagcagcaatcCATTGtttaagtgtgtgggtgtgtgtgtgtgtgcgtgtgtgtgtgtgcgtgcgtactgcgtgcgtgcgtactgcgtgcgtgcgtactgcgtgcgtgcgtactgcgtgcgtgcgtgcgtgtgtgtactcacttGCAGCCGTAGTAGATGACGGCGGACATGAGAGCGATGAAGATCAGTATGATGATGACCACGCCTGCGATCATGCCTGCCTCCGTGCCGTCCGAGCCAGTACTGGGCAGCTGGAACTCTTCACAGCGGCTCCCCTGGTAATTCACACTGCACCTGCATGTGGAAGACAACCATGTGTTAGCTTAGCTTCCCTGGTAGTTCACACTGCACCTGTGGAAGACAACCATGTGTTAGCTTCCCTGGTAGTTCACACTGCACCTGCATGTGGAAGACAACAGACGTGTTAGCTTAGCTTCCCTGGTAGTTCACACTGCACCTGCATGTGGAAGACAACCATGTGTTAGCTTCCCTGGTAGTTCACACTGCACCTGCATGTGGAAGACAACAGACGTGTTAGCTTAGCTTCCCTGGTAGTTCACACTGCACCTGCATGTGGAAGACAACAGACGTGTTAGCTTAGCTTCCCTGGTAGTTCACACTGCACCTGCATGTGGAAGACAACCACGCGTTAGCTTCCCTGGTAGTTCACACTGCACCTGCATGTGGAAGACAACAGACGTGTTAGCTTCCCTGGTAGTTCACACTGCACCTGCATGTGGAAGACAACAGACGTGTTAGCTTCCCTGGTAATTAACACTGCACCTGCATGTGGAAGACAACCATGTGTTAGCTTCCCTGGTAGTTCACACTGCGCCTGCATGCGGAAGACAACCATGTGTTAGCTCCCCTGGTAGTTCACACTGCACCTGCATGTGGAAGACAACCACGCGTTAGCTTAGCTTCCCTGGTAGTTCACACTGCACCTGCATGTGGAAGAAAACCACGCATTAGCTCCCCTGGTAGTTCACACTGCGCCTGCATGTGGAAGACAACCATGTGTTAGCTTCCCTGGTAGTTCACACTGCACCTGCATGTGGAAGACAACAGACGTGTTAGCTTCCCTGGTAGTGGAAGACAAACATGTGTTAGCTTCCCTGGTAGTGGAAGACAACCACTTGTCAGCTCCCCTGGTAGTTTAGACTGCATTTGTGGAAGAAAACAGACGTGTTATCTTCCCTGGTAGTTTACAGCAGACGTGTTACAGTAGCTTCCCTGGTGGTTTAcactttgcctgattatcatcgacttttcaaATCTCATACAGAgaagttggtctgaccaagaagataacgaataacgttttccaaacggcctgattaacccgcctccctcagctTGCTACTGGTCatggccagaaaaggctgtgctgacgtttaaaccaaacattttcttagtcacagggctgttggagctgattaaagttgattgcttcccgac contains:
- the LOC134447960 gene encoding pro-neuregulin-4, membrane-bound isoform-like: MMADHGDPCGAAEASYCMNGGSCYKIPTVSTPTCVCSVNYQGSRCEEFQLPSTGSDGTEAGMIAGVVIIILIFIALMSAVIYYGCKLKKSKEPKQPKTEEYWKIPARASSV